A window of Streptomyces sp. SAI-127 contains these coding sequences:
- a CDS encoding ketosynthase chain-length factor, with protein MTRTVVTGIGALAANGFGTQDYWAATREGRHGIGELSRFDVRKYPATLAGEIRGFDAADHLPDRLLPQTDVSTRYALVAAGWALEDAKVDPASLVDYDMGVVTANALGGFEFTHREFHKLWTEGPQTVSVYESFAWFYAVNAGQISIRHGMRGPSSALVTEQAGGLDAVGHARRTVRRGTPLVVAGGVDSALDPWGWASQIAGGRLSTGTDPDRAYLPFDRDAGGYVPGEGGALLVLEDAEAALRRGAPDILGEIAGYASGFDPAPGSGRPPALRRTVEAALADAGVTAGQVDVVFADAVGVPELDRAEASALREVFGTGAVPVTAPKAASGRTYAGGGALDVATALLSIRDGVIPPTAGTREVPAEYGIDLVRDRAREADVRTALVVARGLWGFNSAVVVRAWDADAANDLS; from the coding sequence ATGACCAGGACCGTAGTCACCGGGATCGGCGCGCTCGCCGCCAACGGCTTCGGCACCCAGGACTACTGGGCCGCCACCCGGGAGGGCCGGCACGGGATCGGCGAGCTCAGCCGGTTCGACGTGCGGAAGTACCCGGCCACACTGGCCGGCGAGATCCGCGGCTTCGACGCCGCCGACCACCTGCCGGACCGGCTGCTCCCGCAGACCGACGTCTCCACCCGGTACGCGCTGGTCGCGGCCGGCTGGGCACTGGAGGACGCCAAGGTCGACCCGGCCAGCCTGGTCGACTACGACATGGGCGTGGTCACCGCCAACGCACTCGGCGGCTTCGAGTTCACCCACCGCGAGTTCCACAAACTGTGGACCGAAGGCCCGCAGACGGTCAGCGTCTACGAGTCCTTCGCCTGGTTCTACGCGGTGAACGCCGGTCAGATCTCCATCCGGCACGGCATGCGCGGCCCCTCCAGCGCCCTGGTCACCGAGCAGGCGGGCGGCCTGGACGCCGTCGGCCACGCCCGGCGCACCGTGCGCCGCGGCACCCCGCTGGTGGTCGCGGGCGGCGTGGACTCCGCGCTCGACCCCTGGGGCTGGGCCTCGCAGATCGCGGGCGGCCGGCTGTCCACCGGCACCGACCCGGACCGCGCCTACCTGCCCTTCGACCGGGACGCCGGGGGTTACGTCCCCGGCGAGGGCGGCGCGCTGCTGGTACTGGAGGACGCCGAGGCGGCACTGCGCCGCGGCGCCCCGGACATCCTCGGCGAGATCGCCGGCTACGCCAGCGGCTTCGACCCCGCGCCGGGCTCCGGCCGGCCCCCGGCGCTGCGCCGCACCGTCGAGGCGGCACTCGCCGACGCCGGGGTGACGGCCGGCCAGGTCGACGTCGTCTTCGCCGACGCGGTCGGTGTGCCCGAGCTCGACCGGGCGGAGGCATCCGCGCTGCGCGAGGTGTTCGGCACGGGCGCGGTGCCGGTGACCGCACCGAAGGCCGCGTCCGGCCGCACCTACGCGGGCGGCGGCGCGCTGGACGTCGCCACCGCGCTGCTGTCGATCCGCGACGGCGTGATCCCGCCGACCGCCGGCACCCGCGAAGTGCCGGCCGAGTACGGCATCGACCTGGTCCGCGACCGGGCCCGCGAGGCGGACGTACGCACCGCACTCGTGGTCGCCCGCGGTCTGTGGGGCTTCAACTCGGCCGTCGTCGTCCGCGCCTGGGACGCCGACGCCGCCAACGACCTTTCCTGA
- the fabG gene encoding 3-oxoacyl-ACP reductase FabG yields the protein MDSSTSTATERRVALVTGATSGIGHEIARTLARQGYAVYLCARTAKTLEDTLAELRAEGLDVDGSTCDVTSPEQVRALVAAVVERYGRLDVLVNNAGRPGGGATAEVPDELWFDVIDTNLNSVFLVTKAALTGGGMLARGTGRIVNIASTGGKQGVVHAAPYTASKHGVVGFSKSLGLELARTGITVNAVCPGFVETPMAERVREHYAGIWGVDEQEAHSRITTRVPLGRYVEPSEVAAMVSYLVSPGAAAVTAQALNVCGGLGNY from the coding sequence ATGGACTCATCGACTTCCACCGCCACCGAGCGCCGCGTCGCGCTGGTCACCGGTGCCACCAGCGGCATCGGCCACGAGATCGCCCGCACCCTGGCCCGCCAGGGTTACGCCGTCTACCTGTGCGCCCGCACCGCCAAGACCCTCGAGGACACCCTCGCCGAGCTGCGTGCCGAAGGTCTCGACGTCGACGGCAGCACCTGCGACGTCACCTCGCCCGAGCAGGTGCGGGCGCTGGTCGCCGCCGTCGTCGAGCGTTACGGGCGGCTCGACGTGCTGGTCAACAACGCCGGCCGGCCGGGCGGCGGCGCCACCGCCGAGGTGCCCGACGAGCTGTGGTTCGACGTCATCGACACCAACCTGAACAGCGTCTTCCTGGTCACCAAGGCGGCGCTGACCGGCGGCGGCATGCTGGCGCGCGGTACGGGACGCATCGTCAACATCGCCTCCACCGGCGGCAAGCAGGGCGTGGTGCACGCCGCCCCGTACACCGCCTCCAAGCACGGTGTGGTCGGCTTCTCCAAGTCACTGGGCCTGGAGCTGGCCAGGACCGGCATCACCGTCAACGCGGTCTGCCCGGGCTTCGTGGAGACCCCGATGGCCGAGCGGGTGCGCGAGCACTACGCCGGGATCTGGGGTGTGGACGAGCAGGAGGCGCACAGCCGGATCACCACTCGGGTGCCGCTCGGCCGCTATGTGGAGCCGAGCGAGGTGGCCGCGATGGTCTCCTATCTGGTCTCCCCCGGTGCCGCGGCGGTCACCGCGCAGGCGTTGAACGTCTGCGGCGGCCTCGGCAACTACTGA
- a CDS encoding beta-ketoacyl-[acyl-carrier-protein] synthase family protein: MSRRVVITGIGVRAPGGRGTKEFWDLLTAGRTATRRISFFDPSPYRSQIAGEADFDPVWEGLSQREIRRMDRATQFAVVCAQEAVQDSGLDFAGIDPARIGVTLGSAVAAATSLEREYLVLSDSGRNWLVDSEEWLSPHMFDYLAPSVMPAEVAWKVGAEGPVSLVSNGCTSGLDAVGHALQLIQEGSADVIVAGATDTPITPIVVACFDAIKATTARNDEPETASRPFDRSRTGFVLAEGAAVFVLETLESARRRGAPIYAEVTGYGTRCNAYHMTGLKPDGREMAEAIRVAMNQARIDPTAVDYINAHGSGTKQNDRHETAAVKRALGDHAYRTPVSSIKSMVGHSLGAIGSVEIAACALAIKNGVVPPTANLHEADPECDLDYVPLTARERDVRTVLTVGSGFGGFQTAMVLQRPTGERE, translated from the coding sequence ATGAGCCGACGAGTGGTCATCACCGGCATCGGCGTACGCGCCCCGGGTGGCCGGGGCACCAAGGAGTTCTGGGATCTGCTCACCGCGGGTCGTACCGCGACCCGGCGGATCAGCTTCTTCGACCCGTCGCCGTACCGGTCGCAGATCGCCGGCGAGGCGGACTTCGACCCGGTGTGGGAGGGGCTGAGCCAGCGGGAGATCCGCCGCATGGACCGGGCCACCCAGTTCGCCGTGGTCTGCGCCCAGGAGGCCGTGCAGGACAGCGGCCTGGACTTCGCGGGCATCGACCCGGCGCGGATCGGCGTCACCCTGGGCAGCGCGGTGGCCGCCGCGACCAGCCTGGAGCGCGAGTACCTGGTGCTGTCCGACTCCGGCCGCAACTGGCTGGTGGACAGCGAGGAGTGGCTGTCGCCGCACATGTTCGACTACCTGGCGCCGAGCGTGATGCCGGCCGAGGTGGCGTGGAAGGTCGGCGCGGAGGGGCCGGTGTCGCTGGTCTCCAACGGCTGCACCTCCGGCCTGGACGCGGTCGGGCACGCCCTCCAGCTGATCCAGGAGGGCTCGGCCGACGTCATCGTGGCCGGCGCCACCGACACCCCGATCACCCCGATCGTGGTGGCCTGCTTCGACGCGATCAAGGCGACCACCGCCCGCAACGACGAGCCGGAGACCGCCTCCCGCCCGTTCGACCGCTCCCGCACCGGCTTCGTGCTCGCCGAGGGAGCCGCGGTGTTCGTACTGGAGACGCTGGAGTCGGCGCGGCGCCGCGGCGCTCCGATCTACGCCGAGGTCACCGGCTACGGCACCCGATGCAACGCGTACCACATGACCGGCCTCAAGCCGGACGGCCGGGAGATGGCCGAGGCGATCCGGGTCGCCATGAACCAGGCCCGCATCGACCCGACCGCCGTGGACTACATCAACGCCCACGGCTCCGGCACCAAGCAGAACGACCGGCACGAGACCGCCGCGGTCAAGCGAGCCCTCGGCGACCACGCGTACCGCACGCCGGTCAGCTCCATCAAGTCGATGGTCGGTCACTCGCTGGGCGCCATCGGCTCGGTGGAGATCGCCGCCTGCGCACTCGCCATCAAGAACGGCGTGGTGCCGCCCACCGCCAACCTGCACGAGGCCGACCCCGAGTGCGACCTCGACTACGTACCGCTGACCGCACGCGAACGGGACGTGCGGACCGTGCTGACGGTCGGCAGCGGCTTCGGCGGCTTCCAGACCGCGATGGTGTTGCAGCGTCCGACGGGGGAGAGGGAATGA
- a CDS encoding acyl carrier protein, translating into MNITVDEIRRIIIASAGAPEAAVVEADFADTSFDELGYESLALMETASAIEREFGVSVPDDLLFEARTPRDLAELVRSAKEAAAA; encoded by the coding sequence GTGAACATCACCGTGGACGAGATCCGCCGTATCATCATCGCCAGCGCGGGCGCCCCCGAGGCCGCCGTCGTCGAGGCCGACTTCGCCGACACCTCCTTCGACGAACTCGGCTACGAGTCGCTGGCCCTGATGGAGACCGCCTCCGCGATCGAGCGCGAGTTCGGCGTGTCGGTGCCGGACGATCTGCTCTTCGAAGCCCGTACGCCGCGTGATCTGGCCGAGCTGGTCCGCTCCGCCAAGGAAGCCGCGGCCGCATGA
- a CDS encoding nuclear transport factor 2 family protein — protein MKEFEEMESTGVSAELYAEVLQYYARQMQALDAGKVEEYADTFTDDAVFGHTPGREPARTRAGILSDLYEVRDRLAADPQQRRHMFTMVDVEQLADDRLRSTCYALVLTTRPGDGPQMVRSCVVRDALVREDGRLRNQERLVDHDGF, from the coding sequence GTGAAGGAGTTCGAGGAGATGGAGTCGACCGGCGTCAGCGCCGAGTTGTACGCAGAGGTTCTTCAGTACTACGCGCGCCAGATGCAGGCGCTGGACGCGGGCAAGGTGGAGGAGTACGCCGACACGTTCACCGACGACGCGGTCTTCGGCCACACGCCCGGCCGGGAGCCGGCGCGCACCCGGGCCGGCATCCTGTCCGACCTCTACGAGGTGCGCGACAGGCTCGCCGCGGACCCGCAGCAGCGGCGCCACATGTTCACGATGGTCGACGTCGAGCAGCTGGCGGACGACCGGCTCCGCAGCACCTGCTACGCGCTGGTGCTGACCACCCGCCCCGGCGACGGTCCGCAGATGGTCCGCAGCTGTGTGGTGCGCGATGCCCTGGTCCGCGAGGACGGGCGGCTGCGCAACCAGGAGCGGCTCGTCGACCACGACGGTTTCTGA
- a CDS encoding aromatase/cyclase — MSPRTREMEHSRVVRAPADRLYALVADVSRWPVLLGPCLSARQIERHGADERIELWAQTNGKVATWTSRRTLDPRSLRISFRQDRSTAPVASMSGDWSFHPAGDGRTRIVLTHAFTAVDDAPEALEWIAQAVDRNSVQELAALGDFAERPHPLEQLAFSFSDRVEEPGVDPAEVYDFVHRSDLWPERLPHVGRVDLTEDPAGVQRMEMDTVTSDGRTHTTASVRLCVPGERIAYKQTVLPALLSGHSGRWEFEKSDGGTAIVSHHTVAVDPAAVERVLGEGTTFEQACAHVRDTLSANSRATMGAACAYAASVVRRP; from the coding sequence ATGAGCCCGCGCACCCGGGAGATGGAGCACAGCCGGGTGGTGCGCGCCCCCGCCGACCGGCTGTACGCGCTGGTCGCGGACGTGAGCCGCTGGCCGGTGCTGCTCGGGCCGTGCCTGTCGGCACGGCAGATCGAGCGGCACGGCGCCGACGAGCGGATCGAGCTGTGGGCGCAGACCAACGGCAAGGTGGCGACCTGGACCTCCCGCCGCACCCTGGACCCGCGGTCCCTGCGGATCTCCTTCCGGCAGGACCGCTCCACCGCGCCGGTCGCCTCGATGTCCGGTGACTGGTCCTTCCACCCGGCCGGCGACGGCCGGACCCGGATCGTGCTGACCCACGCCTTCACCGCCGTGGACGACGCACCCGAAGCGCTGGAGTGGATCGCCCAAGCGGTGGACCGAAACAGCGTCCAGGAGCTGGCCGCCCTCGGTGATTTCGCCGAACGCCCGCATCCGCTGGAGCAGTTGGCCTTCTCCTTCAGCGACCGGGTGGAGGAGCCCGGGGTGGACCCGGCCGAGGTCTACGACTTCGTGCACCGATCGGACCTGTGGCCCGAGCGGCTGCCGCACGTCGGCCGGGTCGACCTCACCGAGGACCCGGCGGGGGTGCAGCGGATGGAGATGGACACCGTCACCTCCGACGGCCGTACCCACACCACCGCCTCGGTCCGGCTGTGCGTGCCGGGCGAGCGGATCGCCTACAAGCAGACCGTGCTGCCCGCCCTGTTGTCCGGGCACAGCGGCCGCTGGGAGTTCGAGAAGTCGGACGGCGGCACCGCGATCGTCTCGCACCACACCGTGGCGGTCGACCCGGCCGCCGTGGAGCGGGTGCTCGGCGAGGGAACCACCTTCGAGCAAGCGTGCGCCCACGTCCGCGACACCCTGAGCGCCAACAGCCGCGCCACCATGGGGGCGGCCTGCGCGTACGCGGCATCGGTGGTGCGGCGCCCATGA
- a CDS encoding flavin reductase family protein → MSEHRAASVLQPEPALVDPQALRSVCANWATGVTVITTGGTGRTVGLTVNSFTSVSLDPALILVCIHKDSGELPVFRRTGAFAVNILAADQEELCRSFASRHTRHSVEADTRPGITGVPVLSDALAYLECRTDREVDGGDHVIVIGEVIDLAVQREEGPLTFFRNTFHRLPAAS, encoded by the coding sequence ATGAGCGAGCACCGCGCGGCGAGTGTGCTGCAGCCGGAACCGGCCCTGGTGGACCCACAGGCGCTGCGCAGCGTCTGCGCCAACTGGGCCACCGGCGTCACCGTGATCACCACCGGCGGCACCGGGCGGACCGTGGGACTGACGGTGAACTCCTTCACCTCGGTCTCGCTCGACCCGGCCCTGATCCTGGTCTGTATCCACAAGGACTCGGGCGAACTGCCGGTCTTCCGGCGGACCGGCGCTTTCGCGGTGAACATCCTGGCCGCCGACCAGGAGGAGCTGTGCCGGTCCTTCGCCAGCCGGCACACCCGGCACTCCGTCGAGGCCGACACCCGGCCGGGGATCACCGGCGTGCCGGTGCTCTCCGACGCGCTGGCCTATCTGGAGTGCCGGACCGACCGCGAGGTGGACGGCGGCGACCACGTCATCGTCATCGGCGAGGTGATCGACCTGGCCGTGCAGCGCGAGGAGGGGCCGTTGACCTTCTTCCGCAACACCTTCCACCGGCTGCCGGCCGCCTCCTGA
- a CDS encoding hydrolase, with protein sequence MPTAGMPSAAAAVTPTGAAVPAPTSGLSSAAAAVAPTAEMATAAAAPAPTTGLSTAAAAVAPAAGRRAEAAERARDVDPAVLKDIVRAGFARHFAPAAVGGTAGSFTELVEAVEVIAGECPASAWCASLIASIARMAGAFLPEQGQAEIWAAGPDTVLVGSVTPFGTARPAPGGWLVRGRWPYISGVAHSDWALMCGLVETGTGSEARLFALPRSAYRIEDTWHSVGMAATGSNTLVLDEVFVPEHLTFDRADLFAGRTSEAWGGVAAACHRAPLQAVNGLMFAAPAVGAALGMVRTFSAYFAEKVGNAPNLPGTTGVQGVRGSAEQALARSAGEVDAARLLLGRAARLADEGAVADPLEATRNLRDCALAVDLSVTAVDRLFRQSGTRGQALSGPMQRLWRDVTAISTHVALQFEPAARGWVDQVLKA encoded by the coding sequence ATGCCCACCGCCGGGATGCCCTCCGCAGCGGCCGCCGTCACACCCACCGGCGCGGCCGTCCCCGCTCCCACCTCCGGGTTGTCCTCCGCCGCAGCCGCCGTCGCCCCCACCGCCGAGATGGCCACGGCCGCAGCCGCCCCGGCACCCACCACCGGGTTGTCCACCGCCGCGGCCGCCGTCGCACCCGCCGCCGGCCGTCGCGCCGAGGCCGCCGAACGGGCCCGCGACGTCGACCCCGCCGTACTGAAGGACATCGTCCGGGCGGGTTTCGCCCGGCACTTCGCCCCCGCGGCCGTCGGAGGCACCGCCGGTTCCTTCACCGAACTGGTGGAGGCGGTCGAGGTGATCGCCGGGGAGTGCCCGGCCAGTGCCTGGTGCGCCTCACTGATCGCCTCGATCGCCCGGATGGCGGGGGCGTTCCTGCCCGAGCAGGGCCAGGCCGAGATCTGGGCGGCCGGCCCGGACACGGTGCTGGTGGGGTCCGTGACGCCGTTCGGCACGGCCAGGCCGGCCCCCGGCGGCTGGCTGGTCCGCGGCCGCTGGCCGTACATCAGCGGCGTCGCCCACTCGGACTGGGCGCTGATGTGCGGCCTGGTGGAGACCGGGACGGGCAGTGAGGCGCGGCTGTTCGCGCTGCCGCGCTCCGCGTACCGCATCGAGGACACGTGGCACAGCGTCGGCATGGCCGCCACCGGCAGCAACACCCTGGTCCTCGACGAGGTGTTCGTGCCCGAGCACCTCACCTTCGACCGGGCCGACCTGTTCGCCGGGCGCACCAGTGAGGCCTGGGGCGGGGTGGCGGCGGCCTGCCACCGGGCCCCGCTCCAGGCGGTCAACGGCCTGATGTTCGCCGCACCGGCGGTCGGCGCCGCGCTCGGCATGGTCCGCACCTTCTCGGCGTACTTCGCCGAGAAGGTCGGCAACGCCCCGAACCTGCCCGGCACCACCGGGGTGCAGGGCGTACGGGGCTCCGCCGAGCAGGCGCTGGCCCGTTCGGCCGGCGAGGTGGACGCGGCCCGGCTGCTGCTGGGGAGGGCCGCCCGGCTCGCCGACGAGGGTGCCGTCGCCGACCCGCTGGAAGCCACCCGGAACCTGCGGGACTGCGCCCTCGCCGTCGACCTGTCGGTGACCGCGGTGGACCGGCTGTTCCGCCAGTCCGGCACCCGGGGACAGGCGCTCTCCGGCCCGATGCAGCGGCTGTGGCGGGACGTCACCGCCATCTCCACCCATGTGGCGCTGCAGTTCGAGCCGGCCGCCCGGGGCTGGGTCGACCAGGTGCTCAAGGCCTGA
- a CDS encoding FAD-dependent monooxygenase, with protein sequence MVDQATTDVVILGGGLAGLTLAVQLKNARPETDVVILDKRQGLAPEAAFKVGESTVPAGAHYFAQTVGMKEHLEKFHLKKNGLRFFQPAGGNHDLTRRIELGPREFPAHDNYQIDRGRFENELTRMALDAGADLRQGAAITDIELREGDQDHTVSYTQGGEQRTIAARWLVDAAGRAHFVKRKLGLSREVSHTINASWFRLTGGIDLEEWGKDDPRWMARTNRPGIRKFSTNHLMGEGYWVWLIPLGSDHISVGVCADPRVHPYEGIQTFEKVQEWLRANEPQLAEVVDGRTGDVADFISLKDFAFGTERVYSPDRWMLVGEAGAFADAFYSPGSDMIGYGNSVTTDLVTRDFAGEDITERLEFYNELHLRTFEFVLSKVEDHYPAFGNPAVMVPKLCWDAMLNHVGVVLTFVKDRFLDYGFMRGVRGDLEKLFTVNDRIQQIFRDWNELEKVVTDGPAAAYVPAKAIKDSHATLVVDYTDDELAAELARDVRVAEALAVAVFHRAARKLGVTPDPEVPVNPYAISLRPDDWETDGLYTGEVLLTLAQAEEISEGSQGLFADPLLDGAA encoded by the coding sequence ATGGTGGATCAGGCTACGACCGACGTGGTGATTCTGGGCGGCGGGCTCGCGGGTCTCACGCTCGCGGTCCAGCTCAAGAACGCCCGGCCGGAGACGGACGTGGTGATCCTCGACAAGCGGCAGGGCCTGGCGCCGGAGGCGGCGTTCAAGGTCGGCGAGTCGACGGTGCCGGCGGGCGCGCACTACTTCGCACAGACCGTCGGGATGAAGGAGCACCTGGAGAAGTTCCACCTGAAGAAGAACGGCCTGCGGTTCTTCCAGCCCGCGGGCGGCAACCACGACCTCACCCGGCGCATCGAGCTCGGCCCGCGGGAGTTCCCCGCACACGACAACTACCAGATCGACCGCGGCCGGTTCGAGAACGAGCTGACCCGGATGGCGCTGGACGCCGGCGCCGACCTGCGCCAGGGCGCCGCGATCACCGACATCGAGCTGCGCGAGGGCGACCAGGACCACACGGTGTCCTACACGCAGGGCGGCGAGCAGCGTACGATCGCCGCCCGCTGGCTGGTCGACGCGGCCGGCCGCGCCCACTTCGTCAAGCGGAAGCTGGGCCTGTCCCGCGAGGTGTCGCACACCATCAACGCCTCCTGGTTCCGCCTCACCGGCGGCATCGACCTGGAGGAGTGGGGCAAGGACGACCCGCGGTGGATGGCGCGGACGAACCGCCCCGGCATCCGCAAGTTCTCCACCAACCACCTGATGGGCGAGGGCTACTGGGTGTGGCTGATCCCGCTGGGCTCGGACCACATCTCGGTCGGCGTCTGCGCGGACCCGCGGGTGCACCCGTACGAGGGGATCCAGACCTTCGAGAAGGTCCAGGAGTGGCTGCGCGCCAACGAGCCGCAGCTGGCCGAGGTGGTCGACGGCCGCACCGGCGACGTCGCGGACTTCATCAGCCTGAAGGACTTCGCCTTCGGTACCGAGCGGGTGTACTCGCCGGACCGCTGGATGCTGGTCGGGGAGGCCGGCGCCTTCGCGGACGCCTTCTACTCTCCCGGCTCGGACATGATCGGCTACGGCAACAGCGTCACCACCGACCTGGTCACCCGGGACTTCGCGGGCGAGGACATCACCGAACGGCTGGAGTTCTACAACGAACTCCACCTGCGCACCTTCGAGTTCGTGCTCTCCAAGGTCGAGGACCACTACCCGGCCTTCGGGAACCCGGCGGTGATGGTGCCGAAGCTGTGCTGGGACGCCATGCTCAACCACGTCGGCGTGGTGCTGACCTTCGTCAAGGACCGTTTCCTGGACTACGGGTTCATGCGGGGCGTGCGCGGTGACCTCGAGAAGCTGTTCACGGTCAACGACCGGATCCAGCAGATCTTCCGCGACTGGAACGAGCTGGAGAAGGTCGTCACCGACGGCCCCGCGGCCGCCTATGTGCCGGCCAAGGCGATCAAGGACAGCCACGCGACGCTGGTAGTCGACTACACCGACGACGAACTGGCCGCCGAGCTCGCCCGGGACGTCAGGGTCGCCGAGGCGCTGGCGGTCGCCGTCTTCCACCGGGCCGCCCGCAAACTCGGCGTCACCCCCGACCCGGAGGTGCCGGTGAACCCGTACGCGATCAGCCTGCGTCCCGACGACTGGGAGACCGACGGTCTGTACACCGGGGAGGTGCTGCTGACCCTGGCTCAGGCGGAGGAGATCTCCGAGGGCAGCCAGGGCCTGTTCGCCGACCCGCTGCTCGACGGTGCGGCATGA